A single window of Culicoides brevitarsis isolate CSIRO-B50_1 chromosome 3, AGI_CSIRO_Cbre_v1, whole genome shotgun sequence DNA harbors:
- the LOC134833281 gene encoding uncharacterized protein LOC134833281 translates to MVARTDGECDGMEDGSSTRTKRAKKRSSSVVTVGPEPNQRLDVERPEVPIIPAGFLSPSVQEYLELGKSIPGRPGTDYPILSAFPYTNFYCDEQEYPGFFADMETRCQGWHYCDIDGRQASFLCPNGTQFSQAVFVCDWWFNVRCDLSPQLYSINARLYQRPKVNPTRPHRIITKQLVENIFTR, encoded by the exons atggCATGGAAGACGGCAGCAGCACACGAACAAAACGTGCCAAAAAACGTTCGTCATCTGTCGTAACAGTTGGTCCCGAGCCCAATCAACGTCTCGATGTCGAACGCCCGGAAGTCCCAATTATTCCAGCTGGCTTCCTAAGTCCCTCCGTGCAGGAATATCTCGAACTTGGCAAATCAATTccag GTCGACCAGGTACGGATTACCCGATTTTATCGGCATTCCCTTACACGAATTTCTACTGTGACGAACAAGAGTACCCGGGATTTTTTGCCGACATGGAAACCAGATGTCAAG gttggCATTATTGCGACATCGATGGGCGTCAGGCGAGTTTCTTGTGTCCGAACGGAACGCAATTTTCGCAAGcagtttttgtgtgtgattgGTGGTTCAACGTTCGATGCGACTTGTCGCCGCAATTATATTCGATTAATGCCCGTTTGTATCAACGACCAAAAGTGAATCCGACACGACCGCATCGGATAATTACAAAGCAATTAGTCGAGAATATATTTACAAGATga